Part of the Leptolyngbya sp. BL0902 genome, ATCTTTCTCTCTGTGCTATTCCCCTCAACTAAGAAGTAAATATTCATCTCTGCTCTTCTAAATCTGCTTCATCTTCCAGAACATTTATTAAATCGATAAATGCTTTCTGTCTAGACTGAGATATATGAAAATCTTCTGGACTTTTGGCAGTTACTAAGCCAGCCTTTCGAATTATTATCTTCCAATAGGCGGGACTAAAATTATTTATTATGTAGGGATGATGGCTAGTAATAATAAATTGTGAATTTTTATCATCCAGCACAAGTTCGGTCACACTGTCTAGACAGTTAATGCCTAAACTATTTTCAAACTCGTCAATCAGGATAATGCAGTTTTCAGGAGCTAGATATAGCTCACTAATATACATTAACGTCTTCATCATTCCTGATGAGATATTTTCGATCCAACCATCTACGCCTTTTTCTCTAATACTGATTGTGGTAGCCTCCTTTAGGAGTTTAGATAGCGCGATAGGGATATCCTCGTCTTTTATTGTCTCAATTTTTACGTCTGAGACATTTGGGAAGATCGACATGAAAGCTTCTTTAATTCTATTGAATTCTTCTGGAAGTATCCTGTAGAGAATAGCTAGCTTTATAGGTACTGGCAAGCCACTTTCCTTCAAAACAGAAAGCGAAGATTTTTCAAACTTTTTAAAGATAGATATTGGCAAACGCCAAACCCGATCAATACTGTCAGAATCAGCCAATATAATTTTATCTAATGACTCTTTTACGGGAGCAATTTGATCCTCTTGCTTCAATAGCTCAACAACACTTTCAAAAGGTGATAGCTTAGGAGTCTTGACCCCATTAAATATTATTTCCGAGTCTTTTCGCTCTATCAAAACACTTTCATTATTGCAGACTAGCTTTTCACTTATAAGTTTTACCTGCTCATTTTCTTCTGGACTCTCGTCGATTGAGATGGCATTTTCTTTTGTTTCAAACTCCCCACTCCAAGTATATTCAAGATTGTTGTCTGCAATGAAACAAACATTCCATTTAACTCCGTTAAGGGATGCGCCATTAGCTATAGACTTCAAGCTATAAATGGATCTGAGTATTCTTGTTTTCCCAACACCAGATACACCAACTAGGAGGTTTAGATTTGGCAAAAAATCGACTTCTGCTAGCTTCCACTTATACTCATCATCGTAGTACTCTAATCTTTTTATTTGCATAGTAGTGATAATCTCCTAACCATCTTAAGGACAGATCAAAACTGTAACAACTCTTTTGGTGGGTTCTAGTGCTTGTATAGAAATTTATATTACTCCAGGCATAACTAAGTGAATGACAAAGGAATCAGAAGCTCCAGGAGCTATGCTAAGCCAACCAGCATCTAAATTGCATATCGGCTTTCTCTAAAGCTCTTGCTGTAAGGCTTTTGGGTGATTTGGTCATTACATTTTAGATGACTAATAGCTCAGTAGCATTTTAACTATTTCATAAACGTTGGATCCGGATAATAATCACCACTATGATAGGTATTCTCCATCACACCTGCGGGATAACGCCCAGACTTTAAGGAATTAATTATCA contains:
- a CDS encoding AAA family ATPase, which translates into the protein MQIKRLEYYDDEYKWKLAEVDFLPNLNLLVGVSGVGKTRILRSIYSLKSIANGASLNGVKWNVCFIADNNLEYTWSGEFETKENAISIDESPEENEQVKLISEKLVCNNESVLIERKDSEIIFNGVKTPKLSPFESVVELLKQEDQIAPVKESLDKIILADSDSIDRVWRLPISIFKKFEKSSLSVLKESGLPVPIKLAILYRILPEEFNRIKEAFMSIFPNVSDVKIETIKDEDIPIALSKLLKEATTISIREKGVDGWIENISSGMMKTLMYISELYLAPENCIILIDEFENSLGINCLDSVTELVLDDKNSQFIITSHHPYIINNFSPAYWKIIIRKAGLVTAKSPEDFHISQSRQKAFIDLINVLEDEADLEEQR